A stretch of the Gemmatirosa kalamazoonensis genome encodes the following:
- a CDS encoding VOC family protein, translating into MTPSIARATRAALLLLGTTLAARAGAQPLGTVAPDLDHVIVGIDSLERGIALLRAATGIAPAVGGVHPGRGTRNALLSLGGGRYLELMAPDPRQPLTPRSAALAGLRELTPIGWAARTRNADSVRAALVARALAPGPVLPGERARPDGVTLRWRTLDWGTDSAEFGPTPFFIEWDPASRHPAADAPAGCMLADFALASPSADSVRALLGRAGLRERVAAGARDGIAVTLDCPAGRVRLGPRVP; encoded by the coding sequence ATGACCCCATCGATCGCGCGCGCGACACGTGCCGCGCTCCTGCTGTTAGGCACCACGCTCGCGGCGCGTGCCGGCGCGCAGCCGTTAGGCACCGTGGCGCCGGACCTCGACCACGTCATCGTCGGCATCGACTCGCTCGAGCGCGGGATCGCGCTGCTGCGCGCGGCCACCGGGATCGCGCCGGCGGTCGGCGGCGTGCACCCGGGGCGCGGCACGCGCAACGCGCTGCTGTCGTTGGGCGGCGGCCGCTACCTGGAGCTCATGGCGCCCGACCCGCGGCAGCCGCTCACGCCGCGCTCCGCGGCGCTCGCGGGGCTGCGCGAGCTCACGCCGATCGGGTGGGCGGCGCGCACGCGGAACGCGGACAGCGTGCGCGCCGCGCTCGTCGCGCGGGCGCTCGCGCCGGGGCCGGTGCTCCCCGGGGAGCGGGCGCGTCCCGACGGCGTCACGCTCCGCTGGCGCACGCTCGACTGGGGCACCGACTCGGCGGAGTTCGGCCCCACGCCGTTCTTCATCGAGTGGGATCCCGCGTCGCGTCACCCGGCGGCCGACGCGCCGGCCGGCTGCATGCTCGCCGACTTCGCGCTCGCCTCGCCGTCCGCCGATTCCGTGCGCGCGCTGCTCGGCCGCGCGGGGCTGCGCGAGCGCGTCGCCGCGGGCGCGCGCGACGGGATCGCGGTGACGCTCGACTGTCCCGCGGGACGCGTGCGACTCGGGCCGCGGGTGCCGTAA
- a CDS encoding winged helix-turn-helix domain-containing protein: protein MTTPSAAPRCLRFDRFTVDAGRRLLLRDGIAVPLTSKAFDVLLALVEGRGELVTKHDLLARVWPNQIVEEGNLTVHISAIRKALGERRGEHRYVVTVPGWGYRFVADLRDADDDPAVVATAAAPTPPAPPAPAAAPLPTRRLRRAIVAAIAVVVIAAVVVQGARTLGAHEGDAAPRGMSARLLTALGDVSSAVLSPDGVWFAYVHPQDGMESLWIRRVRGTEPPVQLRAPEDVDYRGLAFSPDGERLYFATREALFDIPVRGGAPRKALDGVRGPFSLSRDGSRVAFVRHDAARDASLLVVAELRGANAGREREVAALAAPRAFAVYGPAWSPDGASLAVGATSATAPGKVTLARVRIADGAVSSLADHAWDEISRVAWLPDGSGVLFHAVGAGSDFHIWLLDVATGAVRCVTPDLSRYGRASLSVTDDGASLLAVRSVVSSTIWVSPSADLAGARPITSRAFGKLDGSAGLTWTRDGRIVYVSFVNGTYSLWSMTADGRDARPLTSSGYMDRFPQATADGRALVFESNRGGGEDVWRVDGDGSHLRALTTGGHAAQPTLTPDGRWVLYTRVDDGAPSVWRLPVDGGASQRVTGAGASWPSVSPDGTRLAVALSDSAGRETRLAVLSLADGRRVAEFPLPRGGRLSNGVHWVPDGSALIYRDFDRGLWRQPLTGGAAARVGQIADGRIYFLDWAKDGRRAALSYVDEVRDVVLMTGFR, encoded by the coding sequence ATGACGACGCCGAGCGCTGCGCCCCGCTGTCTCCGCTTCGATCGCTTCACGGTCGACGCGGGGCGGCGCCTGCTGCTCCGCGACGGCATCGCGGTGCCGCTCACGTCGAAGGCGTTCGACGTGCTGCTCGCGCTCGTCGAGGGCCGCGGAGAGCTCGTCACGAAGCACGATCTGCTCGCCCGCGTGTGGCCGAACCAGATCGTCGAGGAAGGGAACCTCACCGTCCACATCTCGGCGATCCGCAAGGCGCTCGGCGAGCGACGCGGCGAGCACCGCTACGTCGTCACGGTGCCGGGCTGGGGCTATCGCTTCGTCGCCGACCTGCGCGACGCGGACGACGACCCGGCGGTCGTCGCGACGGCCGCCGCACCCACGCCGCCCGCGCCGCCCGCGCCCGCCGCGGCGCCACTGCCGACGCGCCGGTTGCGGCGGGCGATCGTCGCCGCGATCGCGGTCGTCGTCATCGCGGCGGTGGTCGTGCAGGGCGCACGCACACTCGGCGCGCACGAGGGCGACGCGGCGCCGCGCGGCATGTCCGCTCGCCTCCTCACCGCGCTCGGTGACGTGTCGTCGGCGGTGCTGTCGCCGGACGGCGTGTGGTTCGCGTACGTGCACCCGCAGGACGGCATGGAGTCGCTGTGGATCCGACGCGTGCGCGGCACGGAGCCGCCGGTCCAGCTGCGCGCGCCCGAGGACGTGGACTATCGCGGGCTCGCGTTCTCCCCGGACGGCGAGCGGCTCTACTTCGCGACCCGCGAGGCGCTGTTCGACATCCCGGTGCGCGGCGGCGCGCCGCGCAAGGCGCTCGATGGCGTGCGCGGCCCGTTCTCGCTGTCGCGCGACGGCTCGCGCGTGGCGTTCGTGCGCCACGACGCCGCGCGCGACGCGTCGCTGCTCGTCGTCGCGGAGCTGCGCGGCGCGAACGCGGGGCGCGAGCGCGAGGTGGCGGCGCTCGCCGCGCCGCGCGCGTTCGCGGTCTACGGGCCGGCGTGGTCGCCGGACGGCGCGTCGCTCGCCGTCGGCGCGACGAGCGCGACGGCGCCCGGCAAGGTCACACTCGCGCGCGTGCGCATCGCCGACGGCGCCGTCTCGTCGCTCGCCGATCACGCGTGGGACGAGATCAGCCGGGTCGCGTGGCTCCCCGACGGCAGCGGGGTGCTGTTCCACGCCGTCGGCGCGGGCTCCGACTTCCACATCTGGCTGCTCGACGTCGCGACCGGCGCGGTACGCTGCGTGACGCCGGACCTCAGCCGCTACGGCCGCGCGTCGCTGAGCGTGACCGACGACGGCGCGTCGCTGCTCGCGGTGCGCTCGGTCGTGAGCTCCACGATCTGGGTGTCGCCGTCCGCCGACCTCGCCGGCGCGCGGCCGATCACCAGCCGCGCGTTCGGGAAGCTCGACGGCAGCGCGGGGCTCACGTGGACGCGCGACGGGCGCATCGTCTACGTGTCGTTCGTCAACGGCACGTACTCGCTCTGGTCGATGACCGCCGACGGGCGCGATGCGCGGCCGCTGACGTCGTCCGGCTACATGGACCGTTTCCCGCAGGCCACCGCCGACGGCCGCGCCCTCGTGTTCGAGTCGAACCGCGGCGGCGGTGAGGACGTGTGGCGCGTCGACGGCGATGGGTCGCATCTGCGCGCGCTCACCACCGGCGGCCACGCCGCGCAGCCCACGCTCACGCCGGACGGCCGGTGGGTGCTCTACACGCGCGTCGACGACGGCGCGCCGTCGGTGTGGCGGCTGCCGGTGGACGGCGGCGCGTCCCAGCGCGTGACCGGCGCCGGCGCGAGCTGGCCGAGCGTGTCGCCGGACGGGACGCGGCTCGCCGTCGCGCTGAGCGACTCGGCGGGGCGCGAGACGCGGCTCGCGGTGCTGTCGCTCGCCGACGGGCGGCGCGTGGCCGAGTTCCCGCTGCCGCGCGGCGGGCGGCTGTCCAACGGCGTCCACTGGGTGCCCGACGGCTCGGCGCTGATCTACCGCGACTTCGACCGCGGGCTCTGGCGGCAGCCGCTGACGGGGGGCGCCGCGGCGCGCGTGGGCCAGATCGCCGATGGGCGCATCTACTTCCTCGACTGGGCGAAGGATGGCCGTCGCGCCGCGCTCTCGTACGTGGACGAGGTGCGCGACGTGGTGCTCATGACCGGGTTCCGATGA
- a CDS encoding L,D-transpeptidase: MAARRGARRWALGGLALVGLITLAGGAAARHALARRPAPPSDEAPPRRTAARAATLTTLHTPDTADVRRALEARYAPRVGFTAAEVRRAADTTPGLRIIVALAARRLLVLRDRDTLLRAPVAVGSDTTIAYEGHVWRFRTPRGIRFVRGKQANPVWVPPDWHYVESARESGLRVGRLEYGRPVQLPNGDVLTVRGPVAGLVHPSGVFDTLAEDEEIIFDSTLYIPPLGTRNRRIPGELGRFRLDLGDGYLLHGTRDSASIGKAATHGCVRLRDADVAWLYAHVPRWTPVFIY, from the coding sequence GTGGCCGCGCGACGCGGCGCGCGTAGGTGGGCGCTCGGCGGGCTCGCACTCGTCGGCCTCATCACGCTCGCCGGGGGGGCCGCCGCGCGCCATGCGCTCGCGCGTCGTCCCGCGCCGCCGTCTGACGAGGCACCACCCCGTCGGACGGCGGCACGGGCCGCCACGCTGACGACGCTGCACACGCCGGACACGGCGGACGTGCGGCGCGCGCTCGAGGCGCGATACGCTCCACGCGTCGGGTTCACCGCCGCCGAGGTGCGCCGCGCAGCCGACACCACGCCGGGGCTGCGCATCATCGTGGCGCTCGCCGCGCGGCGCCTGCTCGTGCTGCGCGACCGCGACACGCTGCTCCGCGCGCCGGTCGCCGTCGGCAGCGACACGACGATCGCGTACGAGGGACACGTGTGGCGCTTCCGCACGCCGCGCGGCATCCGCTTCGTGCGCGGGAAGCAGGCGAACCCCGTGTGGGTGCCGCCCGACTGGCACTACGTCGAGTCGGCGCGGGAGAGCGGGCTGCGCGTCGGCCGACTCGAGTACGGGCGACCCGTGCAGCTGCCGAACGGCGACGTGCTCACCGTGCGCGGCCCCGTCGCCGGCCTCGTGCACCCGTCGGGCGTGTTCGACACGCTCGCCGAGGACGAGGAGATCATCTTCGACAGCACGCTCTACATCCCGCCGCTCGGCACCCGCAACCGCCGGATCCCGGGAGAGCTCGGCCGCTTCCGCCTCGACCTCGGCGACGGCTACCTGCTCCACGGCACGCGCGATTCCGCGTCGATCGGCAAGGCCGCCACGCATGGCTGCGTGCGCCTGCGCGACGCGGACGTCGCGTGGCTGTACGCGCACGTGCCGCGCTGGACGCCGGTGTTCATCTACTAG
- the trxA gene encoding thioredoxin — protein MSDTATITAVTDETFADEVERHDGLTLVDFWAPWCGPCRMIAPALERLAERHADRVRVVKLDTDVNQRTMIRYGVRGIPALLFFRGGEIVDRIVGAVPYAALEARLLRLAPAPLGTGPEN, from the coding sequence ATGTCCGACACCGCCACCATCACCGCCGTCACCGACGAGACGTTCGCCGACGAGGTCGAGCGACACGACGGCCTCACCCTGGTCGATTTCTGGGCGCCGTGGTGCGGCCCGTGCCGCATGATCGCGCCGGCGCTCGAGCGGCTGGCCGAGCGCCACGCCGACCGCGTGCGCGTCGTGAAGCTCGATACCGACGTGAACCAGCGCACGATGATCCGCTACGGCGTGCGCGGCATTCCCGCGCTGCTCTTCTTCCGCGGCGGCGAGATCGTTGACCGCATCGTCGGCGCGGTGCCGTACGCGGCGCTGGAGGCGCGGCTGCTGCGCCTCGCGCCCGCACCGTTAGGCACCGGCCCGGAGAATTAG
- a CDS encoding MerR family transcriptional regulator, with amino-acid sequence MEQMSIGEVARRAAVAPSAIRYYERLGLLPAPPRTGGKRRYDAAVLDWLSLIALAREAGFTMAEIKRLVTGFTPGTRPAARWQELATRKLADIDAMMARAERMRALLRVMLDCGCFRLDDCSALLAAGPTDGQSPCVLPAAARR; translated from the coding sequence ATGGAACAGATGAGCATCGGCGAGGTGGCCCGGCGCGCCGCCGTGGCACCGTCGGCAATCCGCTACTACGAGCGACTCGGCCTGCTCCCGGCGCCGCCGCGCACCGGGGGCAAGCGGCGCTACGACGCGGCCGTGCTGGACTGGCTGTCGCTCATCGCGCTGGCCCGCGAAGCCGGGTTCACGATGGCCGAGATCAAGCGGCTCGTGACCGGGTTCACGCCGGGGACGCGGCCCGCCGCGCGCTGGCAGGAGCTCGCGACGCGGAAGCTCGCGGACATCGACGCGATGATGGCGCGCGCGGAGCGGATGCGCGCCCTGCTGCGCGTGATGCTCGACTGCGGCTGCTTCCGACTCGACGACTGCAGCGCGTTGCTCGCCGCCGGCCCGACCGACGGCCAGAGCCCGTGCGTGCTGCCCGCGGCCGCGCGCCGTTAG
- a CDS encoding GNAT family N-acetyltransferase produces MCLDANWRIVDDAAAQEVDLASLPQVSADGYRYAVTHAFRAQTGVPGVVYEMVREADEEPIGCVTLLLSDDEDAVMHVGHMGCSIRPEHRSQGHTTRLIRALAPVMWARGIGDLILGSAVGHASHYQSIGATGAMLIGEQFGDGSNCGALFRLSRPASPAGG; encoded by the coding sequence ATGTGCCTCGACGCGAACTGGCGGATCGTCGATGACGCCGCCGCGCAGGAAGTGGACCTCGCGAGCCTCCCGCAGGTCTCCGCGGACGGCTACCGCTATGCCGTCACGCACGCCTTCCGTGCGCAGACCGGCGTCCCCGGCGTGGTCTACGAGATGGTGCGCGAGGCGGACGAGGAGCCGATCGGCTGCGTGACGCTGCTCCTGAGCGACGACGAGGACGCCGTGATGCACGTCGGACACATGGGCTGCTCCATCCGGCCGGAGCACCGCAGCCAGGGACACACGACGCGTCTGATTCGCGCGCTCGCGCCGGTGATGTGGGCGCGCGGCATCGGTGACCTGATCCTCGGCTCCGCGGTCGGGCACGCATCGCACTATCAGTCGATCGGTGCCACGGGGGCGATGCTGATCGGGGAGCAGTTCGGGGACGGATCGAACTGCGGGGCACTGTTCCGGCTCTCGCGACCCGCGTCGCCGGCCGGAGGCTGA
- a CDS encoding phytanoyl-CoA dioxygenase family protein has product MTLARDGYVIVPDAVDAATVDALLAALAPLAETVDGTRGGARHLLRDVHAVRALARSAAVRGVAEAALGPGAFAVRGILFDKTPGANWKVVWHQDLTIAVRERRDVPGFGPWTEKDGVAHVQPPAQLLARMVAVRVHLDDCTEANGPVRVIPGSHVHGRLTAADVGRWRATAPQVVCTVTRGGILAFHSLLLHASAPAVEPAHRRVVHLEFAAAEWAQLPGGLAWYDRV; this is encoded by the coding sequence ATGACGCTCGCCCGCGACGGCTACGTGATCGTGCCTGACGCCGTCGATGCCGCGACCGTGGACGCGCTGCTGGCGGCGCTCGCTCCACTCGCGGAGACGGTCGACGGCACGCGCGGCGGCGCGCGTCACCTGCTGCGCGACGTGCACGCCGTGCGCGCGCTCGCGCGGAGCGCGGCGGTGCGCGGCGTCGCCGAGGCCGCGCTTGGGCCGGGGGCGTTCGCCGTGCGCGGTATCCTGTTCGACAAGACGCCGGGCGCGAACTGGAAGGTGGTCTGGCACCAGGATCTGACGATCGCGGTCCGCGAGCGTCGCGACGTGCCGGGGTTCGGGCCGTGGACGGAGAAAGACGGCGTGGCGCACGTACAGCCACCGGCGCAACTGTTGGCTCGCATGGTGGCGGTGCGCGTGCACCTGGACGACTGCACGGAGGCGAACGGCCCGGTGCGCGTGATCCCGGGGTCGCATGTGCACGGCAGGCTGACCGCGGCCGACGTCGGCCGCTGGCGCGCCACCGCCCCGCAGGTCGTCTGCACGGTGACGCGTGGCGGCATCCTCGCGTTCCACTCGCTGCTGCTGCATGCCTCGGCGCCGGCGGTCGAGCCCGCGCACCGCCGCGTCGTGCACCTCGAGTTCGCGGCCGCGGAGTGGGCGCAGCTGCCCGGCGGACTCGCGTGGTACGATCGAGTGTGA
- a CDS encoding LytR/AlgR family response regulator transcription factor yields the protein MKVTAFVVDDEPIARAGLRAMLRAFDWVDVVGEAADGESAVAGIHALRPELVFLDVQMPGLLGTDVLRRLERAPFVIFTTAFSEHAVSAFELGAVDYLLKPFGPSRLAAAMERVRSALGEPASVDPMERLSGALAGGPISRLFVRVGGALVPLPVERVSWFEADGDYVIAHDGNVRHVLHLSLGRLEARLDARRFSRVHRAHIVNLDHVRAFKRDAAGNLEAELLDGARVPVSRARAQEIRTLGR from the coding sequence GTGAAGGTCACCGCGTTCGTCGTCGACGACGAGCCGATCGCGCGCGCCGGGCTGCGCGCGATGCTCCGCGCGTTCGACTGGGTCGACGTCGTCGGCGAGGCGGCCGACGGCGAATCCGCGGTCGCCGGGATTCACGCGCTGCGGCCGGAGCTCGTCTTCCTCGACGTGCAGATGCCGGGATTGTTAGGCACCGACGTGCTGCGCCGGCTCGAGCGCGCGCCGTTCGTCATCTTCACGACCGCGTTCTCCGAGCACGCGGTGAGCGCGTTCGAGCTCGGCGCGGTGGACTACCTGCTGAAGCCATTCGGTCCATCGCGCCTCGCCGCCGCGATGGAGCGCGTGCGGTCCGCGCTCGGCGAGCCCGCGTCGGTGGACCCGATGGAGCGGTTGAGCGGCGCACTCGCGGGCGGGCCGATCAGCCGGCTGTTCGTGCGGGTCGGCGGCGCGCTCGTTCCGCTCCCGGTCGAGCGCGTGTCGTGGTTCGAGGCCGACGGCGACTACGTGATCGCGCACGACGGCAACGTCCGTCACGTGCTGCATCTCTCGCTCGGCCGTCTCGAGGCGCGGCTCGACGCGCGTCGGTTCTCGCGCGTGCACCGCGCGCACATCGTGAACCTCGATCACGTGCGCGCGTTCAAGCGCGACGCGGCCGGGAACCTCGAGGCGGAGCTGCTGGACGGGGCGCGCGTGCCGGTGAGTCGGGCGCGGGCGCAGGAGATCCGGACGCTGGGGCGATAG
- a CDS encoding sensor histidine kinase — protein MSPLHLVVASVWTTDEIIAAAIRLPVGAAIIAFVYHFVRRVPWPRPFRLRFAAFHIVGAPIAAFTWFLVTAVLEALVPGHVPELSLQSRAFEMTFIGVFMYAIVVGISYAADGSARAARAESVAARTQLAALRSQVQPHFLFNALHTVVQLIPVDPQRAAEAAELVGDLLRATLEEKRDEVTLGDEWTFVSRYLALERIRFGDRLVVHADMDDELLDERVPVFALQTLVENAVRHGAAPRTAATEIVVTAAASRSELMLSVRDSGDGVRALPAKPSPGTGLARLRDRLGVLYGSAASLVCGPAPEGGFEALLVVPRHRGAAS, from the coding sequence GCGATCATCGCGTTCGTCTACCACTTCGTGCGCCGGGTGCCGTGGCCGCGGCCGTTCCGGCTCCGCTTCGCCGCGTTCCACATCGTCGGCGCGCCGATCGCCGCCTTCACGTGGTTCCTCGTGACGGCGGTGCTGGAGGCGCTCGTGCCCGGCCACGTGCCCGAGCTCTCGCTGCAGAGCCGGGCGTTCGAGATGACGTTCATCGGCGTGTTCATGTACGCCATCGTCGTCGGGATCTCGTACGCAGCCGACGGGTCGGCGCGCGCCGCGCGGGCGGAGTCGGTCGCCGCGCGCACGCAGCTCGCGGCGCTCCGCTCGCAGGTGCAGCCGCACTTCCTGTTCAACGCGCTGCACACCGTCGTGCAGCTCATTCCCGTCGACCCGCAGCGCGCCGCCGAGGCCGCGGAGCTCGTGGGCGACCTGCTGCGCGCGACGCTCGAGGAGAAGCGCGACGAGGTCACGCTCGGCGACGAGTGGACGTTCGTCTCCCGCTACCTCGCCCTCGAGCGGATCCGGTTCGGCGATCGCCTCGTCGTGCACGCCGACATGGACGACGAGCTGCTCGACGAGCGCGTGCCCGTGTTCGCGCTGCAGACGCTCGTCGAGAACGCGGTGCGTCACGGCGCGGCGCCGCGCACGGCCGCGACGGAGATCGTCGTCACCGCCGCCGCCAGCCGCTCCGAGCTGATGCTCTCGGTGCGCGATTCGGGCGACGGTGTTCGCGCGCTCCCCGCGAAGCCGAGTCCGGGCACCGGGCTGGCGCGACTGCGGGATCGGCTGGGGGTGCTCTACGGCAGCGCGGCGAGCCTCGTGTGCGGCCCCGCGCCGGAAGGCGGCTTCGAGGCGCTGCTCGTCGTGCCCCGCCATCGCGGCGCGGCGTCGTGA